In one Parvibaculum sp. genomic region, the following are encoded:
- a CDS encoding phosphotransferase yields MADNRAANQAAEETTAIREAHRFDVKGLEAWCRDAVEGFGGALDVRQFEGGQSNPTFLLTTTGAGGGKRYVMRKKPPGQLLASAHQVDREYRVMKALAETDVPVPHMYALCEDDSVIGTSFYVMDYLEGRVFRESVMPDATEAERRAVYANLAENLAKLHKVDYEKVGLGDFGKPGNYFERQIGRWIKQYRGAQTADVPAMEELINYLPAHIPAEPSVTIAHGDYRLGNTMFHATEPRMIAVLDWELCTIGHPFADVAYACMYDLLGVAGGATAVDRTKTPGVPTEQEFVAEYCRHAGRDGIPHWNFYLAFSMFRLASISQGVYKRGLDGNASSERAMTLGDSCRMLADHAWDIVQRPA; encoded by the coding sequence ATGGCCGACAACCGGGCCGCAAATCAGGCCGCCGAAGAAACCACGGCAATCCGCGAGGCGCATCGCTTCGATGTAAAGGGCCTCGAAGCCTGGTGCCGCGACGCCGTGGAAGGCTTCGGCGGCGCGCTTGATGTCCGCCAGTTCGAGGGCGGTCAGTCCAATCCCACATTCCTGCTGACGACGACCGGCGCCGGCGGCGGCAAGCGCTATGTGATGCGCAAGAAGCCGCCCGGGCAATTGCTCGCCAGCGCCCACCAGGTCGACCGCGAATACCGCGTGATGAAGGCGCTCGCCGAAACCGATGTGCCCGTGCCGCATATGTATGCGCTTTGCGAGGACGACAGCGTCATCGGAACGTCCTTCTATGTGATGGACTATCTCGAAGGCCGCGTCTTCCGCGAGTCGGTCATGCCGGACGCGACGGAAGCGGAGCGCCGCGCGGTCTATGCCAATCTCGCCGAAAACCTCGCGAAGCTCCACAAGGTCGACTACGAAAAAGTCGGCCTCGGCGATTTCGGCAAGCCCGGGAATTATTTTGAACGGCAGATCGGCCGCTGGATCAAGCAATATCGCGGCGCGCAGACGGCCGACGTGCCGGCGATGGAAGAACTCATCAACTACCTGCCGGCGCATATTCCCGCCGAGCCGTCGGTAACGATCGCGCATGGCGACTACCGCCTCGGCAACACGATGTTTCATGCGACCGAGCCGCGCATGATCGCCGTGCTCGATTGGGAACTCTGCACCATCGGCCATCCATTTGCCGATGTCGCTTATGCCTGCATGTACGATCTTCTGGGCGTCGCCGGCGGTGCGACCGCGGTCGACCGGACGAAAACGCCCGGCGTGCCCACCGAGCAGGAATTCGTCGCCGAATATTGCCGCCATGCGGGCCGCGACGGCATTCCGCACTGGAACTTCTATCTCGCTTTCTCGATGTTCCGTCTCGCCTCCATCAGCCAGGGCGTCTACAAGCGCGGGCTCGATGGCAATGCGAGTTCCGAGCGCGCCATGACGCTCGGCGATTCTTGCCGAATGCTGGCCGACCACGCATGGGACATTGTGCAGCGGCCAGCCTGA
- a CDS encoding PAS domain-containing protein has protein sequence MAASTRANDRRSLPVERFYRALVENAGDILTILDRDGIITYQSPAVREVIGVSEKPLIGQSIFGLVHPDDRERLRKRFAECARVPDSEVMELIRLPHANGTWRRVEARGRNLLADPDVAGILCVSRDVTETHRLENQLREAEQLARFGNWRWVKGEPAPQWSRGVARILGRDEAQLPRGGDWYEHLVHPDDRDELLSKFLDAFETQEPVSCVTRFCADDGNYRYIKTHAYAEGDAHSEIGALVGLAEDVTEEIEAELALRANEARYRLMTEQASDIVAHYDTLSQVIFMSPAVEPILGRKPEEFIGRPVDEAMIHPDDFPRVRDAFIECAVDGRQVQFDYRFLHSNGSYVWLETTMSPVRDETGKRTTEIIGVSRHIGERKRHEMELMDARERAEAANRTKSRFLANMSHELRTPLNAIIGFSEILRMQMFGQLGHARYLEYAQLINESGALLLDLISDILDMSKIEAGKYELHPEPVDLRNLMESSLRLVRGRAEENGIGLALSMADDMAVDEIVADERALKQIMLNLLSNSIKFTPSGGKVSVKVVETDSGIGIAVSDNGRGIPADQIARLGRPFEQVATDAALSKQGTGLGLALVRSLTELHGGAMSIESELEKGTVVTVRLPLMPHCVVPVPGADEMPAENEAPEKPALANTAGG, from the coding sequence ATGGCCGCGTCGACGCGCGCCAACGACAGGCGCTCGCTTCCGGTCGAACGGTTCTATCGCGCGCTGGTCGAGAACGCCGGCGACATCCTGACGATCCTCGATCGCGACGGCATCATCACCTATCAAAGCCCCGCGGTGCGCGAAGTCATCGGCGTCTCCGAAAAGCCGCTGATCGGCCAATCGATTTTCGGCCTTGTGCATCCGGACGACCGCGAACGCCTGCGCAAGCGTTTTGCGGAATGCGCGCGGGTTCCCGATTCCGAAGTCATGGAGCTGATCCGCTTGCCGCATGCGAACGGCACCTGGCGGCGCGTCGAGGCGCGCGGACGCAATCTGCTGGCGGACCCGGACGTGGCCGGCATTCTCTGCGTCTCGCGCGACGTCACCGAAACACACAGGCTTGAAAACCAGCTTCGCGAGGCCGAACAACTCGCGCGCTTCGGTAACTGGCGCTGGGTCAAGGGCGAGCCCGCGCCGCAATGGTCGCGCGGCGTGGCGCGCATTCTCGGCCGCGACGAAGCGCAACTGCCGCGCGGCGGCGACTGGTACGAGCACCTTGTGCATCCTGACGACCGCGACGAGCTGCTGTCGAAATTTCTCGACGCCTTCGAAACGCAGGAGCCGGTGAGCTGCGTCACGCGCTTCTGCGCCGACGACGGAAATTACCGCTACATCAAGACGCATGCCTATGCCGAAGGCGACGCGCATAGCGAGATCGGCGCGCTGGTCGGGCTTGCCGAGGACGTGACCGAGGAGATCGAGGCCGAACTCGCGCTGAGAGCCAACGAGGCCAGGTACCGCCTGATGACCGAACAGGCATCGGACATCGTCGCACATTACGACACGCTGTCGCAGGTCATCTTCATGTCGCCGGCCGTCGAGCCGATTCTCGGGCGCAAGCCCGAGGAATTCATCGGCAGGCCTGTCGACGAGGCAATGATCCATCCCGACGACTTCCCGCGCGTCCGCGATGCCTTCATCGAATGTGCCGTCGACGGCCGGCAGGTACAATTCGACTACAGGTTCCTGCACAGCAACGGCAGCTATGTCTGGCTCGAAACGACGATGAGCCCGGTACGCGACGAGACGGGAAAACGGACGACCGAAATCATTGGCGTCAGCCGTCATATCGGCGAGCGCAAGCGCCATGAAATGGAACTGATGGACGCCCGCGAGCGTGCCGAGGCGGCCAACCGCACCAAGTCGCGTTTTCTTGCCAACATGAGCCACGAACTCCGGACGCCCTTGAACGCGATCATCGGCTTCTCGGAAATCCTGCGCATGCAGATGTTCGGTCAGCTCGGCCATGCGCGCTATCTCGAATACGCGCAGCTCATCAACGAAAGCGGTGCGCTGCTGCTCGATCTCATCAGCGACATTCTGGACATGTCGAAGATCGAGGCCGGAAAATACGAGCTTCACCCGGAACCGGTCGATCTGCGCAATCTGATGGAGTCGAGCCTGCGCCTCGTTCGCGGCCGCGCCGAGGAAAACGGTATCGGCCTTGCCTTGAGCATGGCCGACGACATGGCGGTCGACGAGATTGTCGCCGACGAGCGGGCGCTGAAGCAGATCATGCTCAATCTGCTGTCGAACTCGATCAAGTTCACGCCCTCGGGCGGCAAGGTGTCGGTGAAGGTCGTTGAGACGGATAGCGGAATAGGCATTGCCGTGTCGGACAATGGCCGCGGCATCCCGGCCGATCAGATCGCCCGCCTCGGCCGTCCCTTCGAGCAGGTGGCGACCGACGCCGCCTTGAGCAAACAGGGCACGGGCCTCGGTCTCGCGCTGGTGCGCTCGCTGACCGAACTGCATGGCGGCGCGATGTCGATCGAAAGCGAACTGGAAAAGGGCACAGTCGTGACGGTCCGACTGCCCCTGATGCCGCATTGCGTCGTGCCGGTACCCGGCGCGGACGAGATGCCGGCGGAGAACGAAGCGCCGGAAAAGCCGGCCCTCGCCAACACGGCAGGCGGATAG
- a CDS encoding glutathione S-transferase family protein, with amino-acid sequence MTSSPMKLYNAQLSPFAARCRLAIYAKGLDVALIDVAPGAVPPELDTLTPMHKVPLLVHGDVVVPESETICEYLEDIGAGAPLRPEDAVERARMRLLSRIGDLYIMEPMGELFGHINPQGRDQALVDREMTELLKAIGWLEHYLDGSPFAVGGRLSLADCALVPMLFFFDQIGPMFGHASPLKNYPSAEAYYKGIQAHPAAAKVVAELDAALRRMMGN; translated from the coding sequence ATGACCTCATCCCCGATGAAACTTTACAACGCGCAGCTCTCGCCTTTCGCGGCGCGCTGCCGCCTCGCCATCTATGCCAAGGGTCTCGACGTCGCGTTGATCGACGTCGCGCCGGGCGCCGTGCCGCCCGAACTCGATACGCTGACGCCGATGCACAAGGTGCCTTTGCTGGTGCATGGCGATGTGGTGGTGCCCGAATCCGAAACGATCTGCGAATATCTGGAGGACATCGGCGCCGGCGCGCCGCTGCGCCCGGAAGACGCGGTCGAGCGGGCGCGCATGCGGCTCCTTTCGCGCATCGGCGATCTCTACATCATGGAGCCGATGGGCGAACTCTTCGGTCATATCAACCCGCAGGGCCGCGATCAGGCGCTGGTCGATCGCGAGATGACCGAACTGTTGAAGGCCATCGGCTGGCTTGAACACTATCTCGACGGTTCGCCCTTTGCGGTCGGCGGCCGGCTGAGCCTCGCCGATTGTGCCCTGGTGCCGATGCTGTTTTTCTTCGACCAGATCGGTCCGATGTTCGGCCATGCCTCACCGCTGAAGAATTACCCCTCAGCCGAGGCCTACTACAAGGGTATTCAGGCGCATCCCGCCGCGGCGAAGGTCGTTGCCGAGCTCGATGCCGCGCTGCGGCGCATGATGGGAAACTGA
- a CDS encoding acyl-CoA dehydrogenase family protein, producing MNFEHSDKTKELLARLERFMDKYVYPNEKTYNDQMDAFRAAGNPWQVPQILEDLKPKAKEEGLWNLFLPESERGGGLTNVEYATLCEVMGRVGWASEVFNCSAPDTGNMEVIERYGNERQKKEYLEPLLEGKMRSAFLMTEPDVASSDATNIATRIERDGNEYVINGRKWWSSGVGDPRCKIAIVMGKTDPKADTYRQQSQILMPLDAKGVKVVRMLPVFGYDDAPHGHAEVILDNVRVPAENLLLGEGRGFEISQGRLGPGRIHHCMRTIGVAERALEKMCERLLSREAFGKKIADHSVWEQRVAEARTEIEMCRLLTLKAAYMMDTVGNKIARTEIAMIKVAAPRMALKVIDDAIQAHGGGGVTTDFGLARMYSGIRTLRLADGPDEVHNRTIARLEFKKHMNKVRAAAE from the coding sequence ATGAATTTCGAACACTCCGACAAAACCAAGGAACTGCTGGCGCGGCTCGAACGGTTCATGGACAAGTATGTCTATCCGAACGAGAAAACCTATAACGACCAGATGGATGCGTTCCGCGCCGCGGGCAATCCCTGGCAGGTGCCGCAGATTCTCGAAGACCTGAAGCCGAAGGCCAAGGAAGAAGGCTTGTGGAACCTGTTCCTGCCGGAATCCGAGCGCGGCGGCGGGCTGACCAACGTCGAATACGCCACGCTTTGCGAAGTGATGGGCCGGGTCGGCTGGGCGTCCGAGGTTTTCAACTGCTCGGCGCCCGACACGGGCAACATGGAAGTGATCGAACGCTACGGCAATGAGCGCCAGAAGAAGGAATATCTGGAGCCGCTGCTCGAAGGAAAAATGCGGTCGGCGTTCCTGATGACCGAGCCGGACGTCGCCTCCTCGGACGCAACCAACATCGCGACCCGCATCGAACGCGACGGCAACGAATATGTCATCAACGGCCGCAAGTGGTGGTCGTCGGGCGTCGGCGACCCGCGCTGCAAGATCGCCATCGTGATGGGCAAGACGGATCCGAAAGCCGACACCTATCGTCAGCAATCGCAGATCCTGATGCCGCTCGACGCCAAGGGCGTGAAAGTGGTGCGCATGCTGCCGGTGTTCGGCTATGACGACGCGCCGCATGGTCACGCCGAAGTCATTCTCGACAATGTGCGCGTGCCGGCCGAAAACCTGCTGCTTGGCGAAGGCCGCGGCTTCGAGATCAGCCAGGGCCGCCTCGGGCCGGGCCGCATCCATCACTGCATGCGCACCATCGGCGTCGCCGAACGCGCGCTCGAAAAGATGTGCGAGCGCCTGCTGAGCCGCGAAGCCTTCGGCAAGAAAATCGCCGATCACTCCGTGTGGGAACAGCGCGTGGCGGAAGCGCGCACCGAAATCGAGATGTGCCGTCTGCTGACGCTGAAAGCGGCCTACATGATGGACACGGTGGGCAACAAGATCGCCCGCACCGAAATCGCGATGATCAAGGTCGCGGCGCCGCGCATGGCCCTCAAGGTCATCGACGACGCGATCCAGGCGCATGGCGGCGGCGGCGTGACCACCGATTTCGGTCTCGCGCGCATGTATTCGGGCATTCGCACGCTGCGTCTGGCCGACGGTCCGGACGAGGTGCATAACCGCACCATCGCGCGGCTCGAGTTCAAGAAGCACATGAACAAGGTCCGCGCCGCGGCGGAATGA
- a CDS encoding nucleoside deaminase codes for MSADATPRPMDIAFAEAEAAALRGEVPVGAVVVDPGGTVIARAGNRTLELKDPTAHAEMLAIRAACAALGSERLTGCDLHVTLEPCPMCAAAISFARLRRLYYGAADEKGGGVDHGPRIFEHPTCHHRPEVYGGLGETRAAALLRDFFAARRS; via the coding sequence ATGAGTGCCGACGCAACCCCGCGCCCCATGGACATCGCCTTCGCCGAGGCCGAGGCGGCGGCTCTGCGCGGCGAAGTGCCGGTGGGGGCGGTCGTCGTCGATCCTGGCGGCACGGTCATCGCCCGCGCCGGCAACAGGACGCTCGAACTGAAAGACCCGACGGCACACGCCGAAATGCTGGCGATCCGCGCGGCCTGCGCCGCCCTCGGCTCGGAACGGCTGACCGGCTGCGACCTCCATGTGACGCTGGAACCCTGCCCGATGTGCGCGGCGGCGATCTCGTTTGCGCGGTTGCGCCGCCTCTATTACGGGGCGGCGGATGAAAAAGGCGGCGGCGTCGATCACGGGCCGCGCATCTTCGAACACCCGACCTGCCATCACCGGCCCGAGGTCTATGGCGGACTCGGCGAGACAAGGGCGGCCGCACTTTTGCGCGACTTTTTTGCCGCCCGCCGAAGCTGA
- a CDS encoding pseudouridine synthase has translation MNASPKTPASKAPPAGERIAKVIARAGLCSRREAEQLIADGKVTVDGKVLKSPALNVTGREAIVVDGKALPKQEPTRLWRYHKPAGLVTTAKDPEGRTTVFERLPAGMPRVVSVGRLDINTEGLLLLTNDGELARLLELPATGWTRRYRVRAWGAIGQADLDKLKDGITVDGVRYGSIEAKLDKVQGSNVWLTVGLKEGKHREVKRVLGALGLKVNRLIRLSFGPFQVGDLAEGEVAQVPNRVLMDQLGVHAEKFAHTGAPAPRGPAPKPAGGTLKKPDSKASGKPGGTKPRQKTFRAKKADASGTGKGRHADRRRRP, from the coding sequence ATGAACGCCAGCCCCAAAACGCCCGCCTCCAAAGCGCCGCCCGCCGGCGAGCGTATCGCCAAGGTGATTGCGCGCGCCGGGCTCTGCTCGCGCCGCGAGGCCGAACAGCTGATCGCCGATGGCAAGGTGACGGTCGACGGCAAGGTGCTGAAAAGCCCGGCACTGAATGTCACCGGCCGCGAGGCGATTGTGGTCGACGGCAAGGCGCTGCCAAAACAGGAGCCGACGCGGCTCTGGCGCTATCACAAGCCGGCCGGCCTCGTGACGACGGCAAAAGACCCGGAAGGCCGCACCACCGTTTTCGAGCGCCTGCCCGCTGGCATGCCGCGCGTCGTTTCGGTCGGCCGCCTCGACATCAACACCGAAGGCCTGTTGCTGTTGACCAATGATGGCGAGTTGGCGCGGCTGCTCGAACTGCCGGCCACCGGCTGGACAAGGCGCTACCGCGTCCGCGCCTGGGGCGCGATCGGCCAGGCCGATCTCGACAAGCTGAAAGACGGCATCACTGTCGACGGCGTTCGCTACGGCTCGATCGAAGCGAAGCTCGACAAGGTGCAGGGCTCCAACGTCTGGCTGACGGTCGGTTTGAAAGAAGGCAAGCACCGCGAGGTGAAGCGCGTGCTCGGCGCATTGGGCCTCAAGGTCAACCGCCTGATCCGGCTGTCCTTCGGCCCCTTTCAGGTCGGCGATCTTGCGGAAGGCGAGGTGGCGCAGGTGCCGAACCGCGTGCTGATGGACCAGCTTGGCGTGCATGCTGAAAAGTTTGCGCACACAGGCGCGCCGGCGCCGCGCGGACCGGCACCGAAACCGGCAGGTGGTACTCTGAAAAAACCGGACAGCAAGGCGTCGGGAAAACCGGGTGGCACAAAGCCCCGGCAGAAAACTTTCCGGGCGAAAAAAGCCGATGCATCCGGCACGGGAAAGGGACGCCATGCGGATCGTCGGCGGCGCCCATAA
- the rsmD gene encoding 16S rRNA (guanine(966)-N(2))-methyltransferase RsmD, whose protein sequence is MRIVGGAHKGRSIAAPKGDRVRPTGERQREALFNILAHADFGAFELEGARVLDLFAGSGALGLEALSRGASFALFVDDHAESRAAIRENLDHLGLNGHAKLYKRDATLLGPRPGSVGPAFSLVFADPPYGRKLGEAALLSARDGGWLAPQALCVVEEAVTSDFAAPEGFAELDRRRYGVTEIVFMQAPA, encoded by the coding sequence ATGCGGATCGTCGGCGGCGCCCATAAGGGCCGCAGCATCGCCGCGCCGAAAGGCGACCGCGTACGCCCCACCGGCGAGCGCCAGCGCGAGGCCCTGTTCAACATTCTCGCGCATGCCGATTTCGGCGCGTTCGAACTCGAAGGCGCGCGCGTGCTTGACCTCTTCGCCGGTTCGGGTGCGCTCGGCCTCGAAGCCTTGTCGCGCGGCGCATCTTTCGCATTGTTTGTCGACGATCACGCCGAAAGCCGCGCCGCCATCCGCGAAAATCTCGATCATCTGGGCCTCAACGGCCATGCGAAGCTCTACAAGCGCGATGCGACCTTGCTCGGGCCACGACCCGGCAGCGTCGGCCCCGCTTTCTCGCTGGTTTTCGCCGACCCGCCTTATGGCCGCAAGCTCGGCGAAGCGGCGCTTCTCTCCGCCCGCGACGGCGGCTGGCTCGCGCCGCAAGCACTTTGCGTGGTCGAGGAAGCCGTAACCTCCGACTTCGCTGCACCCGAAGGTTTCGCGGAGCTCGACCGCCGCCGCTACGGCGTCACCGAGATCGTCTTCATGCAGGCGCCTGCCTGA
- a CDS encoding TIGR01459 family HAD-type hydrolase, whose amino-acid sequence MLISGLSAIADKYDALLCDVWGVLHNGREAYPGVADALSNFQAKGGHVLLLSNAPRPSAALPQMFERLGIPLDAYNGILTSGDATRTYLASKTLGEACYYIGPDRDLNLYEGTGVARVGEAEGEFVLVTGLFDDETEGPEDYRAQFEKLVARKLPLICANPDIVVERGDKHIYCAGALAALYEKLGGEVIYFGKPHRPIYEVARHRLAEIAGAPVADARILAVGDGPMTDIMGANDAGIDALFITGGIAAADCGPTPETPEGPRVAQVLARAGVTAVGAMPRLVW is encoded by the coding sequence TTGCTGATTTCCGGTCTCTCCGCCATCGCCGACAAATACGACGCGCTGCTCTGCGATGTCTGGGGCGTGCTGCATAACGGACGCGAAGCCTATCCGGGCGTCGCCGACGCGCTGTCGAATTTTCAGGCGAAGGGCGGGCATGTGCTGCTGCTCTCCAACGCGCCGCGCCCCTCGGCGGCATTGCCGCAGATGTTCGAGCGCCTGGGCATTCCGCTCGACGCCTATAATGGAATTCTGACCTCGGGCGATGCGACGCGCACCTATCTGGCGAGCAAGACGTTGGGCGAGGCCTGTTACTACATCGGCCCCGACCGCGACCTGAACCTCTACGAGGGCACCGGCGTTGCGCGCGTCGGCGAAGCGGAGGGCGAATTCGTTCTGGTGACAGGCCTCTTCGACGACGAAACGGAAGGACCGGAAGATTACCGCGCGCAATTCGAAAAGCTCGTTGCGCGCAAGCTGCCGTTGATCTGCGCCAATCCCGACATTGTGGTCGAGCGCGGCGACAAGCACATCTATTGCGCCGGCGCGCTGGCGGCGCTTTACGAAAAGCTCGGCGGCGAAGTCATCTATTTCGGCAAGCCGCACCGGCCGATCTACGAAGTGGCCCGCCACCGGCTGGCGGAAATTGCAGGCGCGCCGGTCGCCGATGCGCGCATCCTGGCCGTCGGCGACGGCCCGATGACCGACATCATGGGCGCCAATGACGCAGGGATCGACGCGCTTTTCATCACCGGCGGCATCGCCGCCGCCGATTGCGGGCCCACGCCCGAGACGCCGGAAGGGCCCCGCGTCGCCCAGGTGCTGGCGCGGGCAGGCGTGACGGCCGTCGGCGCCATGCCGCGCCTTGTCTGGTAG
- a CDS encoding bifunctional riboflavin kinase/FAD synthetase: MQILRHYEHVPPGLQGGVYALGNFDGVHLGHRQVIGRAAEIANELGVPLGVLVFEPHPQQFFFPDRPFFRLTPFRAKARLLEKLGVDVLAALPFDARMSQKLAPEFVLDVLVEGLRAVHVVAGYDFRFGKARGGDAAALSYMGGMEGFGVSIVDEVRDGGEAYSSTRIRELLAQGDPRGAAKLLGHWWTVETHIQQGDQRGRTIGFPTANLPLEDHVEPALGVYAVKVEIEDGPHKGLYDGVANVGRRPTFDKKDVLLEAHIFDFAGDIYGAHAAVSFIEYLRPERKFDGLDSLKAQIAADSEKARAVLAALPAGA, encoded by the coding sequence ATGCAGATTCTTCGCCATTACGAGCACGTGCCGCCCGGCCTGCAAGGTGGCGTCTATGCGCTCGGCAATTTCGACGGCGTGCATCTAGGCCACCGGCAGGTGATCGGCCGCGCGGCGGAAATCGCAAACGAGCTCGGCGTGCCGCTCGGCGTGCTCGTCTTCGAGCCGCACCCGCAGCAATTCTTCTTTCCCGACCGGCCCTTCTTCCGCCTGACTCCCTTTCGCGCCAAGGCGCGCCTTCTCGAAAAACTCGGCGTCGATGTTCTGGCGGCGCTGCCCTTCGACGCGCGCATGTCGCAAAAGCTTGCGCCGGAATTCGTGCTCGACGTGCTGGTAGAAGGCCTGCGCGCCGTTCATGTGGTGGCGGGCTACGATTTTCGCTTCGGCAAGGCGCGCGGCGGCGACGCGGCGGCGCTCTCCTATATGGGCGGGATGGAAGGCTTCGGCGTTTCGATTGTCGATGAAGTGCGCGACGGCGGCGAGGCCTATTCCTCGACCCGCATCCGCGAGCTTCTGGCGCAAGGCGATCCACGCGGCGCCGCGAAGCTGCTCGGCCATTGGTGGACCGTCGAGACGCATATCCAGCAGGGCGACCAGCGCGGCCGCACCATCGGTTTCCCGACCGCCAATCTGCCGCTCGAGGATCATGTCGAGCCGGCGCTCGGCGTCTATGCGGTGAAAGTCGAAATCGAGGACGGGCCGCACAAGGGGCTTTACGACGGCGTCGCGAATGTTGGCCGCCGCCCGACTTTCGACAAGAAGGATGTACTGCTGGAAGCGCATATTTTCGATTTCGCCGGCGACATCTACGGCGCGCATGCGGCGGTGTCGTTCATCGAATATCTGCGCCCCGAACGGAAGTTCGACGGGCTCGACAGCCTGAAGGCGCAGATCGCGGCGGACAGCGAGAAGGCCCGCGCGGTTCTCGCGGCGCTTCCCGCCGGCGCATGA
- a CDS encoding methyltransferase produces the protein MSDPARFIRENTALHEPPLIPEIRLHLASEIVPIWQMTEEELEKSGLPPPFWAFAWAGGQALARYILDNPEIVRRRRVLDFGSGSGLIAIAAMKAGAASVLAADIDAFAVAAIALNAETNGVAVAATTEDLVGVENRGWDVILVGDMCYEGPLAARIEVWLRKLAGEGATVLIGDPGRTYLPKSGLEKLVAYAVKTTRELEDTDVRNTSVWRVSPG, from the coding sequence ATGAGCGATCCCGCGCGCTTCATCCGCGAGAACACCGCGCTCCACGAGCCGCCACTCATTCCCGAAATCAGGCTGCATCTTGCCAGCGAGATCGTACCGATCTGGCAGATGACCGAAGAGGAGCTTGAAAAGTCGGGTCTGCCGCCGCCTTTCTGGGCTTTCGCCTGGGCCGGCGGCCAGGCGCTGGCGCGCTACATCCTCGACAATCCGGAAATCGTCCGCAGGCGGCGCGTTCTCGATTTCGGCTCGGGCTCGGGCCTCATCGCAATCGCCGCAATGAAGGCCGGCGCCGCTTCCGTGCTCGCCGCCGACATTGATGCTTTCGCCGTGGCCGCGATCGCGCTCAACGCCGAAACGAACGGTGTCGCCGTCGCCGCGACGACCGAGGATCTCGTCGGTGTCGAAAATCGCGGCTGGGATGTCATCCTCGTCGGCGACATGTGCTACGAGGGGCCGCTGGCGGCGCGCATCGAAGTCTGGCTGCGCAAGCTGGCGGGCGAGGGCGCGACGGTGCTGATCGGCGATCCGGGCCGCACCTATCTGCCGAAATCCGGCCTCGAAAAACTGGTCGCCTATGCCGTGAAAACCACGCGGGAACTGGAAGACACGGACGTCCGCAACACCAGCGTCTGGCGCGTGTCGCCCGGCTGA
- a CDS encoding enoyl-CoA hydratase — MTDHVLVTVEDGVQIVTINRPDKKNALTAEMYKVLADAIETADADPKIRVTYYTGSGGSFTAGNDLADFAKAGTTPVDEQPKEKPHVTRFLENLANAEKPVVAAVNGLAVGVGVTMLLHCDLVYAGASATFQMPFVNLGLVPEAGSTFLLQRQIGIQKAADLFLTGKKIGAEKAEAIGLVADVFPDNELPVEALARAKALAAKAPNAVRATKALLKDNDRPRVGEAREAEARVFGAQLRSDEVKEAISAFFEKRQPDFSKFG; from the coding sequence ATGACCGATCATGTGCTCGTGACCGTCGAAGACGGTGTCCAGATCGTCACCATCAACCGCCCGGACAAGAAGAACGCCCTGACGGCAGAGATGTACAAGGTGCTGGCCGACGCGATCGAGACGGCGGATGCCGATCCGAAAATCCGCGTCACCTACTACACCGGCTCCGGCGGCTCATTCACGGCGGGCAACGACCTTGCCGACTTCGCCAAGGCGGGCACGACACCCGTCGACGAACAGCCGAAGGAAAAGCCGCATGTGACGCGCTTCCTCGAAAATCTCGCCAATGCCGAAAAGCCTGTCGTCGCGGCGGTGAACGGGCTTGCGGTAGGTGTCGGCGTCACCATGCTGCTGCATTGCGATCTGGTTTATGCCGGCGCGAGCGCGACCTTCCAGATGCCCTTCGTCAATCTCGGCCTCGTGCCGGAAGCGGGCTCGACCTTCCTGCTGCAGCGTCAGATCGGCATTCAGAAGGCGGCCGACCTTTTCCTGACCGGCAAGAAGATCGGCGCGGAAAAAGCCGAAGCCATCGGCCTCGTTGCCGATGTCTTCCCGGACAACGAGTTGCCGGTCGAAGCGCTCGCCCGCGCCAAGGCGCTCGCCGCGAAGGCGCCCAATGCGGTGCGCGCGACCAAGGCGCTGTTGAAGGACAATGACCGCCCGCGGGTCGGCGAAGCGCGCGAGGCCGAGGCCCGCGTCTTCGGTGCGCAGCTACGTTCCGACGAAGTGAAGGAAGCGATCAGCGCCTTCTTCGAAAAGCGTCAGCCGGATTTTTCGAAATTCGGTTGA